Proteins found in one Eurosta solidaginis isolate ZX-2024a unplaced genomic scaffold, ASM4086904v1 ctg00001146.1, whole genome shotgun sequence genomic segment:
- the LOC137236001 gene encoding uncharacterized protein yields MTRYGQLRKAYEKRASYFKVPCHLCSARHPIRLCPVYRSKTPEERMREALLGNYCGNCLSMAHRTAGCTSNGRCRRCGEKHHTTLHVDEQTKASREPYKSWSVQVEEEERDNLEGALSLYASDIEAEEMGREITERDTYSQPASMVPERSEPLPFRLSDRPEPLPFRLSGGSEPRLFRPLLQHERQQSNRTPHRRRRHRQRPQLANNNTNRRHEAITTSLPRSTPTAADSRGVIATRQLRTPLTFRSGRTGLDPVAGPVLRPMISLSPTAIVKIEAGGRLHLVRALIDVCSPSTVISADLVRDLRLDETRVGSQTGCVVCLRGKHGDNKRIATHAVVTPHFHRVAPSHSLDPAIAAMYTHICLADPKFYVASPVRLVLGADVYADIILNQVLPASFGPLLAQSTIFGFVLSGVSRA; encoded by the coding sequence atgacccgctacggccAATTGCGCAAGGCATATGAAAAAAGGGCCAGCTATTTCAAGGTCCCATGCCATTTGTGTTCGGCTAGGCATCCGATCCGTTTATGCCCAGTCTACCGTTCAAAGACGCCTGAGGAACGGATGCGCGAAGCTCTTCTGGGCAATTATTGTGGCAATTGCCTCTCCATGGCGCATCGCACGGCTGGTTGCACAAGCAACGGGAGATGTCGACGATGTGgcgagaaacaccacaccacccttCACGTGGATGAGCAAACCAAAGCCTCACGTGAGCCGTACAAGTCGTGGAGCGTACAGGTAGAGGAGGAAGAACGCGATAACCTCGAAGGGGCGTTATCACTATACGCCTCCGATATTGAGGCGGAGGAAATGGGACGAGAAATCACGGAGAGGGACACCTATTCTCAACCGGCCAGCATGGTCCCagagagatcggaaccactgcccttccgactctcCGATAGAccggaaccactgcccttccgactatCAGGGGGATCGGAACCACGGCTCTTCCGACCCCTGCTACAACATGAGCGCCAACAGTCGAACAGAACCCCCCACCGTCGTCGCCGACACCGACAACGCCCCCAGCtggccaacaacaacacaaatcgccgtcacgaagccatcacgaccagcctgcctcgctctacgccgaccgccgccgattctcgaggagtcattgccactcgccagctaaggacgccgctaacgttccgcagtggacgtacagggctggaccccgtcgctggaccggtactgcggcccatgatctcgctttcgccgaccgctatcgtcaaaatagaagctggaggacgactacatctggtgcgagcattgatcgatgtttgttcgccgtcaaccgtcatatcggccgacttggtccgggatctgcggctggacgaaactcgagtgggtagccagacaggctgtgtggtgtgtctgcgggggaagcacggcgataacaaacgcattgcgacccatgccgtcgtcacaccacatttccaccgagtggcgcctagtcacagcctggatccagccatcgcggctatgtatacacacatctgtctcgccgatccaaaattctacgtcgcgtcgccagtacgcctagttctcggggcagacgtatatgccgacatTATTCTAAATCAAGTTCTGCCAGCGTCATTCGGCCCGCTCTTGGCGCAAAGCACGATATTCGGCTTCGTGCTTTCTGGAGTATCTAGAGCCTAA